In Edaphobacter aggregans, the sequence ATTGACCGGAGCCTTTTCAAAACAGCATCCCTATTTCCTTAACCGCTGCACAGAGTGAATTATGAAGAGACTTGAGTTGCCAAACACGAGAACCGTATCCATCGAGCAATTTCGAGGCCCCACCTTTGAGACGTCAGCTAATCTCTCAAGGATCAAAGGCATCCACTTTCCCGAACCTAGCCAGATGCGTTCGCGCAGGGTTGTTTCGCGATCGAATGCGCGTTCAACGGGGAAATACCCCAGCTGGAAGATGGGACGGATGATGCACTGGGAGTCCATCCATGAGCTCAACGCTTTCCGTCTGCTCGACTGCGACCCGAACGTCACGAGCTACTGTGAGCAGCCCTGCCAGATCGTGTACGTCCTGGACGGAGTGGAGAGGCTTCATTATCCCGACATTATTGTTACAACGACCGCAGGAAAACAGCTCTGGGAAGTCAAGCTCCGATCCAACGCTTCGGAACCCGAGGTTCTCGCCAGGACTGCTTTTCTTTCGCGTGCCCTTCCGAGATGGGGCTACGAGTATCAAACCGTATTTGATGAAGACCTCGCCAAACAGCCACGTCTCAGCAATGCGAACCTCCTCCTCAGATTAGGTAAACGAGCGGTCAATGATTGCGAATGGGAAGGTGTCCGACGCACCCTTGCAGAGCAAGGGGAATTGCTTTGGTCGGAGGCCACCTCCGACAACTATGGCGCAAAGGGCAGAGAGATCCTTTTGAGCCTCGTACTCAGGGGCATACTTACCATCGACATGGACTCTCCGATCTCATCCGCTACCGAATTTGTCCCCAAGAATGGGAGTTTTTGATATGGCAACCGCCTGTTTAGAGCAGGGTACGGTCGTTCATATCGAAGGGAGCGAATACCGCTTCTCGCGAAAGATCGACGACTGCTGGCAATTAGAGCAGTCAAAGACCGGGCGAATCGTTGAGTATGAGCAGCAGGATCTGTTGCGCATGCTTGCGGAGCGAAAGTTGACCTTCCGTGGGAGTGTGCCAGTAAGCAGATGCGGACCCGCCAACTGCGACTTGTCTCCGGCAGATCTCGAATTGGCGAAGCTGCGGCGCAGTTACGTCATGGCCGTCCTTAACACGCCAAATTCCCGGAAGCGACTTGAGGAGGCTATTCACGATGCCTGGAAGAGGGTCAGAGCACCACAACGAGCTCCCGGTTGGATCACCGTTTACCGCTGGAAATGCAGATTCCTCAGAGCGAGTGGCGACGTTCGCGCTCTGGTTGACGACACTCGTAGCAAAGGCAACAAGCAAGGCCGTTACCCAGCATCGGTTATAGAGCGCTGCGAGCAGTCCATATCGAACAAGTATCTTAACAGAACACGCAACAGCATCCAGCAGACACTTGAAGACGCACTATACCGGGTGAAGAAGGAGAATGAGCTGCGTCCTGCCTGCGATGCGTTGCCGGTGCCAACGCGGCGCCTGATCACCCGGATGATTGCGAATATTCCCGCGTTTGACAAGCATTCTGCACGCTACGGACATGATTCCGCAGTCAAAGAATTCCGCGGTGTCAAGGGTCAAACCGTTGCCCAAGCGCCCCTTGAGCGGGCGGAAATAGATCACACACTGCTCGACCTCATGGTGGTAGACGACCGGACTGGTCTACCGCTGGGAAGGCCATCTGTCACGGCCTGCATCGACTGCTACACGAGGTGCATCCTGGGTATATACATCGGGTTTAATCCGCCGAGCTATCAATCCGTCGCAGCGTGTCTGAAAGACTGCTTTCTGCCGAAGGTCAATCTCAAGCGAGACTACCCCGGCATCGTGAACGAATGGCCGGCTTACGGAGTAATGCACAACCTCGTCGTGGACGGCGGTCTTGAGTTCTACTCCGCGAGTCTCGAACAAGTGTGCCTCTCACTGAACATAAACTGGATCGCTGCTCCCCGTCGCACCGCGTGGTTCAAGGGGAAGATCGAACGCTTTCTAGGAACGATGAATCGGGCCGTTGCCCATGGAGTTCCGGGTACCACGTTCAGTAACATCTTTGAGAAGGGTGACTACAATCCGGCGAAGCATGCGGTGATAACCCTCTCGACATTGCGAAAAGTTGTCCGAACGTGGATTGCCGACGTCTACCATCAGCAGGTCCACCGGTCTCTTCAGACGACGCCATCAAAGATGTGGACATCGAGCATTAGACCGGAAGACATCCGTCTTCCAGACGAGACGACACAGCTGGATGTCGTTATGGGCCGTGTAGAGTCACGGTCCCTGACACACAAGGGGGTCGAGTTTGAAGGCCTGTTCTACAACTCACCTGAACTAACAGAACTGCGCCGTAAAGAGGGAGCAAATCTCAAAGTTGAGATCCGCGTCAATGAAAGTGACATCGGCTCGATCTATGTGCTGTCACCAAAGACCTCTAAAGCCTACTCCGTCCCAGCGTCGGACCCTGACTATGCGGGAGGAATCAGCCTATGGCAGCACAAAGTCATTAAGAACTACCAAAGACAGCACTCCGATACGGATCATGGCGTAGACGGCTGGCTGCAGGCAAAGAATGAGGTCTCACATCTGATCGACGAGAGTCTCAAACTCAAACGCGCCAGGACGCACAAACGTATTGCTCGCTACCGTGAGACCCCCGAGCAGAAGCCGCCGAAAACTCAGATGATTGAAGCTACCAAACTTCGAACACCTGCTCCGATCAGCGCGACTACAGGAAGTCAGATGGTGGATCGCGGGTTTAGGGATAGCGTTCAGGATCAGGCTGGTATACCGCAGCAGGAATCGGCAGTACCCATCATTCGCCCACGATTCAAGGCGGAAATTAGGGAGATCCATGAAGACTAATAACTCTGCCAGCATCGTCGAACGGATGGTGATTCCGCATACTGCCTTTGCTGAAGCCCGTCAGAGAATCGAACAGTGCTTTGCATTTTCTGCGGCGAAGGCCGAGGGCGAGGGTCTGCTTATCGTTGGCGAATCTGGTACGGGCAAGACCAGCGTACTGAAGAGCTTCCAATTGAATCACATGCCGACGCGTGGTTGCGACGGGATGGAGATCCCGATCCTCTACGCCTCAGTTCCTCCGATGCCAACGGTCAAGAGTCTTGCCGGCGTTATGTTAGCTGCTCTCAATGCCCCTGATTCCGAGCGAGGCACCGAGAACGAGAAGTCGCGGCGCTTGAGGATCCTGATGAAGGAGACGGGAACACGCATGGTGATGATCGATGAATTTCAACATTTCTACGATCGAGGGAAGCGGCAGATCATGCTTCACGTCGCTGATTGGCTCAAAGTCCTGATCGACGAGACGCGTTCGACGCTTGTCGTAGCAGGGCTCCCGTCCTGCCGAGTAGTCATCAATGAGAACGAGCAACTTGCCAGGCGCTTTATGGCCTCGATTCAACTTCCAAGGTTTTCGTGGACCGATTCCAGACAGCGCGGAGAGTTCATATCGATCCTTGAGGAGTACCACAATCAAATCGCTAAGGACTTCAGTTTGCCCAAACTTTACTCGGAAGAGCTGGCCTTTCGCTTCTTCCTGGCCACTGGAGGGCTGATGGGATACTTGTCCAAACTACTGCGGACAACTCTGCGCGATGCGGCTGATCGAAAGAGGGCTTCCATTACCCTCGAAGACTTGAATATTGCCCATGCACGCGCAATGTGGTTCGACGCGACCGTTCAGGAACAGCTCAGACCATTTGAAAAGGGCTTCCGGCCGGAAGTTACCGTAGACGCGCTGAATCGCGCCACAAGGATCGGAACGGTCGCCGATCTTCCAGAGAAACCGACGCGGCCGCGAAGTGGAATGCGAAAAGCTGAATCGATCAACGCAGCGCTGGTGGCTGCGTGAGTATGCCGCTCCTTGTTCGCCATCCTGCTCCAAATCCTACGGAAAGCCTTCTGGGATATGTGCTCCGTGTCAGTGAGGGCAACGGCTACAGTTCGCCATGGAGCATCTACTGTCTGG encodes:
- a CDS encoding TnsA endonuclease N-terminal domain-containing protein, with protein sequence MPNTRTVSIEQFRGPTFETSANLSRIKGIHFPEPSQMRSRRVVSRSNARSTGKYPSWKMGRMMHWESIHELNAFRLLDCDPNVTSYCEQPCQIVYVLDGVERLHYPDIIVTTTAGKQLWEVKLRSNASEPEVLARTAFLSRALPRWGYEYQTVFDEDLAKQPRLSNANLLLRLGKRAVNDCEWEGVRRTLAEQGELLWSEATSDNYGAKGREILLSLVLRGILTIDMDSPISSATEFVPKNGSF
- a CDS encoding Mu transposase C-terminal domain-containing protein, with translation MATACLEQGTVVHIEGSEYRFSRKIDDCWQLEQSKTGRIVEYEQQDLLRMLAERKLTFRGSVPVSRCGPANCDLSPADLELAKLRRSYVMAVLNTPNSRKRLEEAIHDAWKRVRAPQRAPGWITVYRWKCRFLRASGDVRALVDDTRSKGNKQGRYPASVIERCEQSISNKYLNRTRNSIQQTLEDALYRVKKENELRPACDALPVPTRRLITRMIANIPAFDKHSARYGHDSAVKEFRGVKGQTVAQAPLERAEIDHTLLDLMVVDDRTGLPLGRPSVTACIDCYTRCILGIYIGFNPPSYQSVAACLKDCFLPKVNLKRDYPGIVNEWPAYGVMHNLVVDGGLEFYSASLEQVCLSLNINWIAAPRRTAWFKGKIERFLGTMNRAVAHGVPGTTFSNIFEKGDYNPAKHAVITLSTLRKVVRTWIADVYHQQVHRSLQTTPSKMWTSSIRPEDIRLPDETTQLDVVMGRVESRSLTHKGVEFEGLFYNSPELTELRRKEGANLKVEIRVNESDIGSIYVLSPKTSKAYSVPASDPDYAGGISLWQHKVIKNYQRQHSDTDHGVDGWLQAKNEVSHLIDESLKLKRARTHKRIARYRETPEQKPPKTQMIEATKLRTPAPISATTGSQMVDRGFRDSVQDQAGIPQQESAVPIIRPRFKAEIREIHED
- a CDS encoding TniB family NTP-binding protein, encoding MKTNNSASIVERMVIPHTAFAEARQRIEQCFAFSAAKAEGEGLLIVGESGTGKTSVLKSFQLNHMPTRGCDGMEIPILYASVPPMPTVKSLAGVMLAALNAPDSERGTENEKSRRLRILMKETGTRMVMIDEFQHFYDRGKRQIMLHVADWLKVLIDETRSTLVVAGLPSCRVVINENEQLARRFMASIQLPRFSWTDSRQRGEFISILEEYHNQIAKDFSLPKLYSEELAFRFFLATGGLMGYLSKLLRTTLRDAADRKRASITLEDLNIAHARAMWFDATVQEQLRPFEKGFRPEVTVDALNRATRIGTVADLPEKPTRPRSGMRKAESINAALVAA